From the genome of Schaalia dentiphila ATCC 17982, one region includes:
- a CDS encoding YaaA family protein — MLIWLPPSEGKNAPSQGPSLDLNALSRASLATSRRTVCDALAALGDGPEAAAILKVGARINLSVNTALDSAPCAPASSLFTGVLYEAIEECAPSAWSGLGAAHVSIFSGLFGVLSPSDVIPDHRLAMGVSLPDLGVLSTWWAPRLDEALSPEASERIIVDGRSGPYRAACKAPWARVWELRVERETEGKRSVISHDAKRWRGAITGLLLASDGYLAEETSAAEKALEEAAYSLSLGDAKGHEHRVTDVEYGAEKQTKNGGSTRTVTLVTH; from the coding sequence ATGCTGATCTGGTTGCCCCCGTCAGAGGGAAAGAACGCGCCTTCGCAGGGTCCGTCTTTGGACCTCAACGCACTGTCCCGCGCAAGCCTTGCGACAAGCCGTCGCACCGTATGCGACGCGCTCGCAGCTCTCGGAGACGGCCCCGAAGCAGCAGCCATCCTGAAGGTCGGCGCCAGGATCAACCTGTCCGTTAACACCGCGCTCGATTCCGCCCCCTGTGCCCCAGCCTCGTCGCTATTCACCGGAGTGCTGTACGAGGCGATCGAGGAGTGCGCGCCAAGCGCGTGGTCGGGTTTAGGTGCGGCGCACGTGTCGATCTTCTCCGGGCTCTTTGGCGTTCTCTCCCCCAGCGACGTCATTCCGGACCACCGCCTTGCGATGGGCGTGTCCCTGCCCGACCTCGGCGTCCTGTCGACCTGGTGGGCACCGCGACTCGATGAGGCCCTGTCCCCCGAGGCATCGGAGCGTATCATCGTCGACGGCCGATCCGGACCCTATCGCGCCGCGTGCAAAGCACCGTGGGCGCGCGTCTGGGAGCTGCGCGTCGAGCGCGAGACGGAAGGCAAGCGCTCGGTCATCTCACACGATGCGAAGCGCTGGCGCGGCGCCATCACCGGCCTGCTGCTAGCCTCTGACGGCTATCTGGCCGAAGAAACCTCGGCAGCGGAGAAGGCCCTGGAGGAGGCCGCGTACTCGTTGTCACTCGGTGACGCGAAAGGACACGAACACCGCGTGACTGACGTGGAATATGGCGCCGAAAAGCAGACGAAAAATGGCGGATCAACACGCACAGTAACGTTGGTCACGCACTGA
- a CDS encoding argininosuccinate synthase — translation MSSKDRVVLAYSGGLDTSVAIGWIGEQTGREVVAVAVDVGQGGEDLEVIRQRALDCGAVEAYVADARDEFAEEYCMPALKANALYEGKYPLVSALSRPVITKHLVKAAREFGASTVAHGCTGKGNDQVRFEVSITSMAPDMDCISPVRDLALTRDVAIDYAEKHNLPIETTKHNPFSIDQNVWGRAIETGFLEDLWNAPTKDVYNYTDDPTYPPLPDEVVITFDKGIPVAIDGRPVTPLEAIQEMNRRAGAQGIGRIDMVEDRLVGIKSREIYEAPGAVALIEAHQALESVTLERMQRRYKRQLEQTWGELVYEAQWYSPLKKSMDAFIEHTQEYVSGDIRMVLHGGRATVNGRRSESSLYDFNLATYETGDTFDQSSSRGFIDIYGLQSKLAAARDVRFGVNMGY, via the coding sequence ATGTCGAGCAAAGATCGCGTCGTCCTGGCGTATTCAGGTGGCCTGGACACCTCTGTCGCCATCGGATGGATCGGTGAGCAGACCGGCCGCGAGGTCGTCGCCGTTGCCGTTGATGTCGGCCAGGGCGGAGAAGACCTTGAGGTCATTCGCCAGCGCGCCCTCGACTGTGGCGCCGTGGAAGCCTACGTGGCAGACGCCCGCGACGAGTTCGCAGAAGAGTACTGCATGCCCGCGCTCAAGGCTAACGCTCTGTACGAAGGCAAGTACCCCCTCGTGTCGGCACTGTCGCGTCCCGTCATCACCAAGCACCTGGTGAAGGCGGCTCGCGAGTTTGGTGCGTCGACAGTCGCCCACGGCTGCACGGGCAAGGGCAACGACCAGGTCCGTTTCGAAGTTTCGATTACCTCGATGGCGCCCGACATGGACTGCATTTCCCCTGTCCGTGACCTGGCGCTGACGCGTGACGTCGCGATCGACTACGCCGAGAAGCACAACCTGCCGATCGAAACAACCAAGCACAATCCCTTCTCGATCGACCAGAACGTGTGGGGCCGCGCCATTGAGACCGGCTTCCTCGAAGACCTCTGGAATGCTCCGACCAAGGATGTCTACAACTACACCGACGATCCGACCTACCCGCCGCTGCCTGACGAGGTCGTCATCACCTTCGATAAGGGCATCCCAGTCGCCATCGACGGCCGCCCTGTCACGCCGCTCGAGGCCATTCAGGAAATGAACCGCCGTGCGGGCGCTCAGGGCATCGGTCGTATCGACATGGTCGAGGACCGCCTCGTTGGCATCAAGTCCCGTGAAATTTACGAGGCCCCCGGTGCCGTCGCGCTCATCGAGGCGCACCAGGCTCTCGAGTCGGTGACGCTGGAACGCATGCAGCGCCGCTACAAGCGTCAACTGGAGCAGACCTGGGGAGAACTTGTGTACGAGGCGCAGTGGTACTCGCCGCTGAAGAAGTCGATGGATGCCTTCATCGAGCACACGCAGGAGTATGTCTCCGGCGATATCCGCATGGTGCTGCACGGCGGACGTGCGACCGTGAACGGTCGCCGCTCCGAGTCCTCGCTGTACGACTTCAACCTTGCGACCTACGAGACCGGCGATACCTTCGATCAGTCCTCGTCGCGCGGCTTTATCGACATCTACGGCCTGCAGTCGAAGCTTGCAGCGGCCCGCGATGTGCGTTTCGGCGTGAACATGGGTTACTGA
- the pheS gene encoding phenylalanine--tRNA ligase subunit alpha: MAGNAPDLDPLDEAAVNAVREAGLADIEAADSLDALKAVRAALLGDQAPLVIANRTIGSLEPAQRGLAGKNLGQARKVLTEALEERKAVLAAEHEARMLVEESVDVTLPTTRRPAGARHPLETLMEEVADFFVAMGWDIAEGPEIEHEWFNFDSLNFDIDHPARQMQDTLYIDGRSVGAETEDGAHLVMRTHTSPVQSHAMLSRGVPLYVACPGKVFRSDALDATHTPVFHQVEGLAVDKGLTMAHLKGVLDHFAKAMFGPEAKTRLRPSYFPFTEPSAEMDLWFPQKKGGPGWIEWGGCGMVNPNVLRANGVDPEVYSGFAFGMGIERTLMLRHGIADMHDIVEGDVRFSQQFGVNGRGN, translated from the coding sequence ATGGCTGGCAATGCCCCTGACCTTGATCCTCTTGACGAGGCAGCCGTTAACGCCGTTCGCGAGGCCGGCCTCGCCGATATTGAAGCTGCGGATTCGCTTGATGCCCTGAAGGCCGTCCGTGCGGCGCTCCTTGGTGATCAGGCTCCGCTCGTGATCGCGAATCGTACGATCGGCTCGCTGGAACCCGCGCAGCGCGGTCTCGCTGGTAAGAACCTCGGACAGGCGCGCAAGGTGCTGACCGAAGCGCTTGAGGAGCGCAAGGCCGTTCTTGCTGCTGAGCATGAGGCTCGTATGCTGGTCGAGGAGTCCGTCGACGTGACGCTGCCGACCACGCGTCGCCCGGCGGGTGCACGTCATCCCCTTGAGACCCTGATGGAAGAGGTGGCGGACTTCTTTGTGGCGATGGGTTGGGATATTGCCGAGGGGCCGGAGATCGAGCACGAGTGGTTCAACTTTGACTCCCTGAACTTCGACATCGATCACCCCGCTCGCCAGATGCAGGACACGCTCTACATCGATGGCCGTAGCGTCGGCGCCGAGACCGAGGACGGTGCTCACCTGGTGATGCGCACGCACACCTCTCCGGTTCAGTCGCACGCGATGCTGTCGCGTGGCGTGCCGCTCTACGTTGCCTGCCCCGGCAAGGTCTTCCGCTCCGATGCGCTCGACGCGACCCACACGCCGGTGTTCCACCAGGTGGAGGGCCTCGCCGTCGATAAGGGCCTGACGATGGCTCACCTGAAGGGCGTTCTCGACCACTTTGCCAAGGCCATGTTCGGTCCTGAGGCGAAGACCCGTCTGCGTCCCTCGTACTTCCCGTTCACGGAGCCCAGCGCTGAGATGGATCTCTGGTTCCCGCAGAAGAAGGGCGGCCCCGGCTGGATCGAGTGGGGCGGCTGCGGCATGGTCAACCCGAACGTGCTGCGCGCTAACGGCGTCGACCCCGAGGTCTACTCGGGTTTCGCGTTCGGCATGGGTATCGAGCGCACGCTGATGCTGCGCCACGGCATTGCCGACATGCATGACATCGTTGAGGGAGACGTTCGCTTCTCCCAGCAGTTCGGAGTGAATGGAAGGGGTAACTGA
- the panB gene encoding 3-methyl-2-oxobutanoate hydroxymethyltransferase, with amino-acid sequence MSHITQPAGGAPASSQTPTLFSAQRVRIQHIARAKAEGIPLTMLTAYDALTAPILEAAGVDMLLVGDSLGNVILGHSSTLPVTLEDMERATAAVARSTSRAMIVADLPFGTYEDTAEHAFASATRLMKAGAHAVKLEGGQSRAHIIAGLVSAGIPVCAHLGYTPQSENTLGGPRMQGRGAGADALRRDAEAVQKAGAFAVVFEMVPASIATELTQSLSIPTIGIGAGPNTDGQVLVWSDMAGYSDWTPSFVRKFGQLGPALREAASDYVKAVRERSFPGPDNYKND; translated from the coding sequence GTGTCCCACATTACGCAACCGGCGGGCGGGGCCCCGGCCTCGTCGCAGACGCCAACCCTCTTTTCCGCTCAGCGCGTGCGCATCCAGCACATCGCGCGTGCCAAGGCAGAGGGCATTCCCCTCACGATGCTCACCGCCTACGACGCTCTCACCGCTCCCATTCTCGAGGCTGCGGGCGTGGATATGCTGCTCGTCGGTGATTCGCTCGGCAACGTGATTCTTGGCCACAGCTCGACGCTGCCCGTCACTCTGGAGGACATGGAGCGCGCCACCGCCGCCGTTGCTCGTTCGACTTCGCGCGCCATGATCGTGGCGGATCTACCTTTTGGCACGTACGAGGACACGGCTGAGCATGCTTTTGCCTCCGCAACGCGTCTCATGAAGGCCGGGGCACACGCGGTGAAGCTTGAGGGCGGGCAGAGCCGCGCCCATATCATTGCGGGCCTCGTCTCGGCAGGCATCCCCGTATGTGCCCACCTGGGCTACACGCCCCAGTCCGAAAACACTCTGGGCGGACCTCGCATGCAGGGCCGTGGAGCCGGCGCCGATGCGCTCCGCCGCGACGCCGAGGCCGTCCAGAAGGCGGGTGCTTTCGCCGTCGTCTTCGAGATGGTACCCGCGTCGATTGCCACCGAACTGACCCAGAGCCTGAGCATCCCGACCATCGGTATCGGCGCAGGTCCGAATACCGACGGCCAGGTGCTCGTCTGGTCCGACATGGCCGGATACTCCGACTGGACGCCGTCGTTCGTTCGCAAGTTCGGTCAGCTCGGACCAGCCCTGCGCGAGGCTGCATCCGACTACGTCAAGGCCGTGCGCGAGCGCTCCTTCCCCGGACCCGACAACTACAAGAACGACTGA
- the map gene encoding type I methionyl aminopeptidase: protein MEASALAHRAPLGTLKPGRVSPMRAVPEHIERPEYMFHDGPERVTASEIKSPETIARIREAGRIAAGAIEAVGAAIAPGVTTEELDRIGHEFIIAHDAYPSCLGYMGFPKSICTSINEVICHGIPDDRPLEDGDIINIDITAYKDGVHGDTCAMFEVGAVDEESHLLIERTKNAMMRGIKAVGPGREINVIGRVIEAYAKRFDYGVVRDYTGHGVGEAFHSGLIIPHYDAAPAYDTVMEPGMVFTIEPMLTLGTIEWEQWDDDWTIVTADRSRTAQFEHTIVVTEDGAEILTLP from the coding sequence ATGGAAGCATCCGCACTCGCTCACCGCGCCCCTCTGGGCACTCTGAAGCCGGGACGCGTCTCACCGATGCGCGCTGTGCCAGAGCACATTGAGCGCCCCGAGTACATGTTCCACGACGGACCCGAGCGCGTCACCGCCTCGGAGATCAAGAGCCCCGAGACCATCGCGAGGATTCGCGAGGCCGGACGCATCGCGGCGGGCGCCATCGAGGCCGTCGGCGCGGCCATCGCGCCGGGCGTCACCACCGAGGAGCTCGACCGCATCGGCCACGAATTCATCATCGCGCACGACGCCTACCCCTCGTGCCTGGGATACATGGGCTTCCCCAAGTCCATCTGCACCTCCATCAATGAGGTCATTTGCCACGGCATTCCGGATGACCGTCCACTCGAAGACGGCGACATCATCAACATCGACATCACCGCCTACAAGGACGGCGTGCATGGCGACACCTGCGCGATGTTCGAGGTCGGCGCTGTCGACGAAGAATCCCATCTGCTCATCGAGCGCACGAAGAACGCGATGATGCGCGGCATCAAGGCCGTCGGCCCGGGCCGCGAAATCAACGTCATCGGTCGCGTCATTGAGGCCTACGCGAAGCGTTTCGACTACGGCGTGGTGCGCGACTACACCGGACACGGCGTCGGCGAGGCCTTCCACTCCGGCCTGATCATCCCCCACTACGACGCTGCCCCGGCCTACGACACGGTCATGGAACCCGGCATGGTCTTCACAATCGAGCCGATGCTCACCCTCGGCACGATCGAGTGGGAGCAGTGGGATGACGACTGGACGATCGTCACCGCCGATCGTTCCCGCACCGCCCAGTTCGAGCACACGATCGTCGTCACAGAAGATGGGGCTGAGATTCTCACGCTTCCGTGA
- the ppgK gene encoding polyphosphate--glucose phosphotransferase, which translates to MAQVACGIDIGGSGVKGALVDLDTGEYVGDQVRIPTPTPATPDAVAAVCREVIDQLDVKIGVPIGVTFPAPVFDGVIPYMANLDQSWVNINVDELMERYLGRAVVALNDADAAGIAEVAYGAAKGRDGVIVFTTQGTGIGSAIIVNGTLLTNTELGHLEIDGTDAEKNASSGQKTLQGLNWEQWAQRLQRYYSHVEFLLNPDLFVVGGGVSENHEKFMPLLDLKTPMIPAKLLNTAGIVGAAYYAAQRSA; encoded by the coding sequence ATGGCTCAGGTCGCATGCGGCATCGATATCGGCGGATCGGGCGTCAAGGGCGCGCTCGTTGATCTGGACACCGGCGAGTACGTCGGCGATCAGGTTCGAATTCCCACCCCCACCCCCGCGACGCCCGATGCTGTCGCAGCGGTGTGCCGCGAGGTCATTGATCAGCTCGACGTCAAGATCGGCGTTCCGATCGGCGTCACCTTCCCCGCCCCCGTCTTTGACGGCGTCATCCCATACATGGCGAATCTCGACCAGTCGTGGGTCAACATCAACGTCGACGAGCTGATGGAGCGCTACCTCGGCCGCGCCGTCGTTGCACTGAACGACGCAGACGCGGCGGGCATTGCCGAGGTCGCCTACGGCGCAGCCAAGGGCCGCGACGGCGTCATCGTGTTCACCACTCAGGGCACCGGTATCGGCTCAGCAATCATCGTTAACGGTACGCTCCTGACCAACACCGAGCTCGGCCACCTCGAGATCGACGGCACCGACGCGGAGAAGAACGCGTCCTCGGGTCAGAAGACCCTCCAGGGCCTGAACTGGGAGCAGTGGGCACAGCGCCTCCAGCGCTACTACAGCCACGTCGAGTTCCTGCTCAACCCCGACCTCTTCGTGGTCGGCGGCGGCGTGTCTGAGAACCACGAGAAGTTCATGCCACTCCTGGATCTCAAGACCCCGATGATCCCCGCGAAGCTGCTCAACACCGCCGGTATCGTCGGCGCCGCCTACTACGCGGCGCAGCGCAGCGCCTGA
- a CDS encoding alpha-L-fucosidase, with protein MINEDYLANIRPTHRQLQWQRMEMYAFIHFGMNTMTDREWGEGHEDPALFNPGNVDVDQWMRALVSAGMTGVILTCKHHDGFCLWPSAYTKHSVESSPWKDGRGDLVREVSEAAARHGLKFGVYLSPWDMTEPTYGQGEAYNDFYINQLIELLTHYGPVFSVWLDGACGEGPNGKVQVYDWQRIYDTVRALAPEAVISVCGPDVRWCGNEAGSVRANEWSVVPASLREAERTAEKSQKADDGEFSRQVASGDEDLGSREALADYPGPLAWYPAEVNTSTRKGWFHHDVEDSQVRTVDELFSIWKGSVGGNATFLLNVPPNRDGILADADVDVLARLGEKITDFSSRRIEASREDDGDVVTLSFNAPHALGAIVLEEDISQGQRIDEAVVTACVDGDGEQEIARVHCVGYRRIVTLEKPVTATRVRVTVTKTRQGFYLADAYIIEA; from the coding sequence ATGATCAACGAGGACTACCTGGCCAATATTCGCCCCACCCACCGTCAGCTTCAGTGGCAGAGGATGGAGATGTACGCGTTCATCCACTTCGGCATGAACACGATGACGGACCGCGAGTGGGGCGAGGGCCACGAGGATCCCGCCCTGTTCAATCCGGGCAACGTCGATGTCGATCAGTGGATGCGCGCCCTCGTCAGCGCCGGCATGACCGGCGTGATCCTCACGTGCAAGCACCACGACGGCTTCTGCCTGTGGCCGTCGGCCTACACGAAGCACTCCGTGGAATCGTCGCCGTGGAAGGACGGGCGCGGCGACCTCGTGCGCGAGGTGTCCGAGGCGGCCGCCCGTCACGGCCTCAAGTTCGGCGTTTACCTGTCCCCCTGGGACATGACAGAGCCGACCTACGGCCAGGGCGAGGCCTACAACGACTTCTACATCAACCAGCTTATCGAGCTGCTCACCCACTACGGCCCGGTCTTCTCCGTGTGGCTGGACGGCGCGTGCGGCGAGGGGCCCAACGGCAAGGTGCAGGTCTACGACTGGCAGCGCATCTACGACACGGTCCGCGCTCTGGCACCCGAGGCCGTCATCTCCGTGTGCGGTCCGGATGTGCGTTGGTGCGGCAACGAGGCTGGGTCCGTTCGAGCTAACGAGTGGTCGGTCGTTCCGGCTTCTCTGCGCGAGGCCGAGCGCACCGCAGAGAAGTCTCAGAAGGCCGACGACGGCGAGTTTTCCCGTCAGGTGGCCTCCGGTGACGAAGATCTGGGCTCGCGCGAGGCGCTGGCGGACTATCCCGGCCCTCTTGCCTGGTATCCGGCCGAGGTCAATACCTCCACGCGCAAGGGCTGGTTCCACCACGACGTTGAGGACTCCCAGGTGCGCACCGTCGACGAGCTGTTCTCGATCTGGAAGGGCTCGGTCGGCGGTAATGCCACCTTCCTCCTGAACGTGCCCCCGAACCGCGACGGCATCCTCGCAGACGCCGACGTCGACGTCCTGGCACGCCTCGGCGAGAAGATCACGGACTTCAGTTCGCGTCGCATCGAAGCGTCCCGCGAGGACGACGGCGACGTCGTGACCCTGAGCTTTAACGCACCGCACGCGCTTGGCGCGATCGTCCTCGAGGAGGACATCTCCCAGGGACAGCGCATCGACGAGGCCGTGGTGACCGCGTGTGTCGACGGCGACGGTGAGCAGGAGATCGCTCGCGTGCACTGCGTGGGCTACCGCCGCATCGTCACCCTGGAAAAGCCCGTGACCGCCACCCGGGTGCGGGTGACGGTCACGAAGACCAGGCAGGGCTTCTACCTGGCGGACGCCTACATTATCGAGGCCTGA
- a CDS encoding flavodoxin domain-containing protein: MHILVTASSKHGATDEVADAIAKRLEAAGFTVDRVAPADVTTVESYDAVVVGSAVYILQWMPEAHDFMERFKDDLRDKPVWAFSVGMNGVPKHSEQDGNRVGPLLTHVNCRELRTFPGRYKPELLSLRERSVARLAGVVEGDFRDWDAIDAWADDIAAQLGA; this comes from the coding sequence ATGCACATCCTTGTTACTGCATCATCAAAGCACGGGGCGACGGATGAGGTCGCCGACGCCATCGCGAAGCGCCTCGAAGCGGCGGGTTTCACCGTCGATCGTGTCGCGCCTGCTGACGTGACCACGGTTGAATCCTACGACGCCGTGGTTGTCGGCTCTGCCGTCTACATTCTCCAGTGGATGCCTGAGGCTCACGACTTCATGGAGCGCTTCAAGGATGATCTGCGCGACAAGCCGGTGTGGGCTTTCTCCGTCGGCATGAATGGCGTGCCGAAGCACTCGGAGCAGGATGGCAACCGTGTCGGTCCGCTCCTCACCCACGTGAACTGCCGTGAGCTGCGTACCTTCCCGGGGCGCTACAAGCCGGAGCTTCTGTCGCTGCGCGAGCGCTCGGTTGCGCGCCTCGCCGGTGTCGTTGAGGGCGACTTCCGTGACTGGGACGCGATCGACGCATGGGCCGACGATATCGCGGCACAGTTGGGCGCCTGA
- the pheT gene encoding phenylalanine--tRNA ligase subunit beta, with translation MPMVPLSWLSDHVDVPEGTDAQALAAALVKVGLEEEEIHPARVTGPLVVGRVLTRVEETASNGKIVNYCRVDVGEYNDAPGTGKEPSDLPSRGIICGAHNFDVDDLVVVSLPGAILPGDFQIAARKTYGHVSDGMICSARELGLGEDHDGIIVLPKYFPDREIPAVGTDIVTWLGLGEEVLEINVTPDRGYCFSIRGIAREYSHSTGASFRDPGLPGVIAAEPPTANSDGFPVVFSDDAPIRGRVGVDRFVARIVRGTNPNAPTPRWMVERLEAAGMRSLSLAVDITNYVMLDLGQPMHAYDLGALAAPIVVRRARAGETLVTLDEEKRELDPQDLLITDSPEGEGSRIIGIAGVMGGAYSEVGEGTTDVLFEAAHFDSVSVARSSRRHKLHSEAAKRFERGTDPQLPAVAAQRAVELLLEYGGGTVDAGVTDVDQRGKAVVISLPVGEVERLTGVAHAPERIAELLRTVGCVVEGPDNGAFTVTAPSWRPDLTLPADLVEEVARLDGYDNIPVVIPTAPAGHGLTVAQKARRLAAATLADGGLVEVESYPFVSDTWDRQGIPADDPRREALRLRNPMADDAPWLRTTVLDTLLDVAGRNVSRSNADVAIFEVAKVARPVGTVPADLPSAEERPSDEVIAALEAGIPAQPWHIGGVLTGQAVPAGVLANARAYDWADALEYVRRVASGLGVRVEVTRAWMDEAPAHKGAPMPAPATDPAAVAPFHPGRVARVFVRAGRDLVDVALAGELSPTACRAFGLPARSCAFEIDMDALISQMSEAPIQVKGVSTFPLAKEDIALVVPSDIPASRVEQIVRQGAGQLAESVTLFDIYEGDQVPEGHRSLAFALRLRAADHTLTAKESSQVREQVVAKAAKVLGASLRA, from the coding sequence ATGCCTATGGTTCCGCTGAGCTGGCTGTCCGACCACGTTGACGTTCCTGAGGGGACGGATGCACAGGCGCTTGCCGCCGCCCTCGTGAAGGTTGGCCTGGAGGAAGAAGAGATCCACCCGGCGCGCGTCACCGGCCCACTCGTCGTGGGTCGTGTCCTGACCCGCGTCGAGGAGACCGCTTCGAACGGCAAGATCGTGAACTACTGCCGCGTGGATGTTGGCGAGTACAACGATGCTCCCGGCACCGGTAAGGAGCCTTCCGATCTGCCGAGCCGCGGCATCATTTGCGGTGCCCACAACTTCGACGTTGATGACCTCGTTGTCGTGTCGCTGCCGGGCGCGATCCTGCCCGGAGATTTCCAGATCGCCGCGCGCAAGACCTACGGTCATGTCTCTGACGGCATGATCTGTTCCGCGCGCGAACTCGGACTGGGGGAGGACCATGACGGCATCATCGTGCTGCCGAAGTACTTCCCTGACCGCGAGATTCCCGCGGTTGGAACTGACATCGTGACGTGGCTCGGCCTGGGCGAAGAGGTCCTCGAGATCAACGTGACCCCGGACCGCGGCTACTGCTTCTCGATACGCGGCATTGCTCGCGAGTACTCGCACTCGACGGGCGCTTCCTTCCGCGACCCCGGCCTGCCCGGCGTGATCGCGGCTGAGCCGCCGACGGCAAACTCCGACGGTTTCCCGGTCGTCTTCTCCGATGACGCGCCGATCCGTGGCCGCGTCGGAGTGGACCGTTTTGTTGCGCGTATCGTGCGCGGCACGAACCCCAACGCTCCGACTCCACGCTGGATGGTCGAGCGGCTCGAGGCCGCGGGCATGCGCTCGCTATCATTGGCCGTCGACATCACGAACTACGTCATGCTTGACCTCGGTCAGCCGATGCACGCCTACGACCTGGGCGCCCTGGCCGCCCCGATCGTCGTGCGCCGTGCCCGCGCGGGCGAGACGCTTGTGACCCTGGATGAGGAAAAGCGCGAGCTCGACCCCCAGGATCTGCTCATCACTGACTCGCCCGAGGGAGAGGGCTCGCGCATCATCGGCATCGCCGGTGTCATGGGCGGTGCGTACTCCGAGGTGGGCGAAGGTACGACCGACGTGCTGTTCGAGGCAGCACACTTCGATTCGGTGTCCGTCGCCCGCAGCTCGCGCCGGCACAAGCTGCACTCCGAGGCCGCGAAGCGCTTCGAGCGCGGCACCGACCCGCAGCTTCCTGCGGTGGCTGCCCAGCGTGCGGTCGAGCTCCTCCTGGAATACGGCGGAGGCACCGTCGATGCCGGTGTCACCGACGTGGATCAGCGCGGTAAGGCCGTCGTCATCTCGCTGCCCGTCGGCGAGGTCGAGCGCCTGACCGGCGTTGCTCACGCTCCCGAGCGCATCGCCGAGCTACTGCGCACCGTCGGCTGCGTCGTCGAAGGCCCCGACAATGGCGCGTTCACGGTGACGGCTCCCTCGTGGCGTCCCGATCTCACGCTCCCGGCAGACCTGGTCGAGGAAGTCGCGCGTCTCGACGGCTACGACAATATCCCCGTCGTGATACCGACTGCTCCGGCTGGCCACGGTCTGACTGTCGCTCAGAAGGCGCGCCGTCTGGCCGCCGCTACGCTGGCCGATGGCGGATTGGTTGAGGTCGAGTCCTACCCGTTCGTGTCCGACACCTGGGATCGTCAGGGTATTCCCGCCGACGATCCGCGTCGCGAGGCCCTGCGCCTGCGCAACCCGATGGCGGATGACGCCCCCTGGCTGCGCACCACGGTGCTCGATACCCTTCTCGACGTCGCCGGCCGTAACGTGTCGCGCTCCAACGCAGACGTCGCAATCTTCGAGGTCGCCAAGGTTGCCCGCCCCGTGGGCACTGTCCCGGCGGACCTGCCCAGCGCCGAGGAACGTCCCTCCGACGAGGTGATCGCGGCGCTTGAAGCTGGTATTCCTGCGCAGCCGTGGCACATTGGCGGTGTTCTGACCGGTCAGGCTGTTCCGGCCGGTGTCCTGGCGAACGCCCGCGCTTACGACTGGGCCGACGCCCTCGAGTATGTGCGTCGCGTGGCGTCGGGTCTCGGCGTTCGCGTTGAAGTGACCCGTGCCTGGATGGATGAGGCGCCCGCGCACAAGGGTGCCCCCATGCCTGCTCCGGCGACGGATCCCGCTGCGGTTGCACCGTTCCACCCCGGCCGCGTCGCGCGCGTCTTCGTGCGCGCTGGCCGTGACCTCGTTGATGTGGCTCTTGCTGGCGAGCTGTCACCCACTGCGTGCCGCGCCTTCGGCCTGCCGGCCCGTTCGTGCGCGTTCGAGATCGACATGGATGCACTGATCTCTCAGATGAGCGAGGCCCCCATCCAGGTCAAGGGTGTCTCGACGTTCCCGCTGGCCAAGGAAGACATCGCTCTCGTCGTGCCCTCCGATATTCCCGCGTCGCGCGTCGAGCAGATCGTGCGCCAGGGAGCCGGCCAGCTTGCCGAGTCCGTGACGCTGTTCGACATCTACGAGGGCGATCAAGTGCCCGAGGGCCACCGCTCTCTCGCCTTTGCGCTGCGACTGCGCGCAGCCGACCACACGCTGACTGCGAAGGAATCGTCGCAGGTGCGCGAGCAGGTCGTCGCGAAGGCAGCCAAGGTCCTTGGGGCGTCGTTGCGCGCATAA
- the argR gene encoding arginine repressor translates to MHMSATPAFPSTKSARHEMIRDLLASESIGSQEGLRARLAERGIDVTQTTLSRDLMDLRATKIRDTSGALIYTVPDHDGGHTHDAEAANVRLARWCQLLLVTSAKVGNQLVLRTQVGAANLLASSIDAVRRDEIAGTIAGDDTILVICRSEEGAADVERSLLALAEPGALPEN, encoded by the coding sequence ATGCATATGAGTGCAACACCCGCATTTCCGAGCACCAAGAGTGCGCGGCATGAGATGATCCGCGATCTTCTGGCGTCCGAGTCGATCGGTAGCCAGGAGGGACTGCGCGCTCGCCTGGCCGAGCGGGGGATTGACGTCACCCAGACGACCCTCTCTCGCGATCTGATGGACCTGCGTGCGACGAAAATCCGTGACACGTCCGGGGCGCTCATCTATACGGTGCCGGACCATGACGGCGGTCATACCCACGACGCTGAAGCCGCGAACGTCCGTCTGGCGCGCTGGTGCCAGCTGCTCCTTGTCACCTCCGCGAAGGTGGGAAACCAGCTCGTCCTGCGTACCCAGGTGGGTGCAGCCAACCTCCTTGCGTCGTCGATCGACGCAGTGAGGCGCGACGAGATCGCCGGAACAATCGCTGGCGACGACACAATCCTCGTGATCTGCCGCAGCGAAGAAGGCGCGGCCGACGTCGAACGCTCGTTGCTGGCCCTCGCTGAACCTGGCGCGCTCCCCGAAAACTAG